The proteins below are encoded in one region of Reichenbachiella sp. 5M10:
- a CDS encoding NAD-dependent deacylase: MKKIVVLSGAGISAESGIRTFRDADGLWEGHDVMEVASPAGWKKDRALVLDFYNQRRKQALAAQPNAGHLELAQLEQDYEVVVVTQNVDNLHEKAGSSQVIHLHGELFKVRSTIDESLVYDLDGWEMNLGDRCDKGSQLRPHIVWFGEMVPMMEEAVREAMTADVFIVVGTSLAVYPAAGLINYVGAEVPKFVIDPNMPPLPASDNLYLYPEKATTGVKKVAAYLRESLKL, encoded by the coding sequence ATGAAAAAAATAGTAGTGTTATCTGGGGCAGGGATCAGTGCCGAAAGCGGGATACGTACCTTTCGAGATGCTGATGGATTATGGGAGGGACATGACGTGATGGAAGTTGCTTCTCCTGCAGGGTGGAAGAAGGATAGAGCTTTGGTACTAGATTTTTACAACCAAAGAAGAAAACAAGCTTTGGCAGCTCAACCCAATGCCGGACACCTCGAGTTGGCACAGCTGGAACAGGATTATGAAGTGGTAGTAGTCACACAAAATGTGGACAATCTACATGAGAAGGCTGGATCGAGTCAGGTGATTCACCTGCATGGTGAATTGTTCAAGGTACGGAGTACCATTGACGAGTCTTTGGTATATGATCTGGACGGTTGGGAGATGAATCTCGGAGATCGCTGTGATAAAGGTTCTCAACTCAGACCACACATTGTTTGGTTTGGAGAGATGGTGCCTATGATGGAAGAGGCCGTGAGAGAAGCAATGACTGCTGATGTATTCATCGTGGTGGGCACATCGCTGGCAGTCTATCCTGCTGCCGGATTGATAAACTATGTGGGTGCGGAGGTGCCTAAGTTTGTGATTGATCCAAACATGCCTCCATTGCCCGCATCGGACAACCTATACTTGTACCCAGAGAAAGCCACGACTGGAGTGAAAAAGGTTGCTGCATATTTGAGGGAGAGTTTGAAATTGTAG